DNA from Terriglobia bacterium:
TTGAGGGCGGAAGCATCGACGTCAACGGGCGCGGAACGCTGATCACCACCGAAGAGTGCCTGCTTAGCACGGTTCAGCAGCGCAATCCGGGGCTATCGCGAGCGGATATCGAACTGATCTTCGAGCGATACCTTGGCGTCACCAACGTGATCTGGCTCGAGCGCGGCATTGTTGGCGACGACACTCACGGTCATGTCGACGACATCACGCGGTTCGTCGGCCCGAACACGATCGTCACATGCTTCGAGGACGACCGCAGCGATCCAAATCACGAGATCCTGCGCGAGAACTACAAGCGACTGACGCGCGCGAAGGATCAGGACGGGAAGCCGCTGCGGATCGTGAAGATCCCGATGCCTTCGCCGGTCGTCTATCGCGACCAGCGACTGCCCGCGAGCTACGCGAACTTCTATATCGCGAATGGGCGCGTGCTGGTGCCTGTGTTCAACGATCCCAACGACCGCATTGCGCTGAACACGCTCGCAGAGTTGATGCCGAAACGCAGGATCGCGCCGATTTACTGCGGAGATCTCGTCTGGGGACTCGGGACGATCCACTGCATGACACAGCAACAGCCGAAGGGCGAGTGACGACGTTACACGTCCAAACCAATCGACCTCATTAACGCCAGCCCATTGCTCTTCGTAACAATGCCCTCGCGCAACTTGTAATCGAAATGAATTCTTTCGTCCTCGAACTCTTCCTGGAAGTGAACGTTGTGTACGTGCCCATCGAGCGGGCCACCAATCTCCGCGAGCGCCAGGTCGTGGGTGCTGACCATTCCTATGGCACCGCGGTCCAGGAATGCATGAAGTACGCCCTCGGCTCCTATTCGCCGGTCATTCGAGTTGGTACCTTGCAGCAACTCGTCCAACAGGAATAGCAGTGGAAGATCACGGTCTGCAAGATCGAAGAGCTTACGCAATCGAGTAATTTCGGCGTAAAAGCGCGAGCTTCCTTCCTGCAAGGAATCGTTGATCCGAATGCTCGCACCCACATGCAAGGAGGTCAGTCGAAGGCGTTGCGCCCGGACAGGTGCGCCAGCCATCGCCAGTACGGTGTTAATACCGACTGTCCGAAGCAACGTGCTTTTGCCAGACATATTTGAACCGCTTACGAGAAGAACTCGAGTGTCTCCGCACAAACGCACGCTGTTGCGAACGCAGCGTCCCGCGGGGACCAGTGGATGCCCAATCTCCTCGGATTCGAAACGCGCCGCTCCTTCTGTAAACTCTGGAAATGGGTCGGCGGGATGCTCATAGCTGTAGGTTCCCAGTGATATCAGTGCCTCGATCTCGCCGATTGCCTCTAACCAGCGACGGACCGCATGTCCGTGATCGCTTCGCCAGCGATCAGCGGCGAATGCTACGTGCACCGAGTACATCAGCGGAATATCGAGCAGGCCCACAATCATGTTTCTCCGGGAATCGGAGAAATCGACGATGGTTTTGAGACGAGCGATCGCTTCGGAACTCGCAAGCGTATGCGAGGAGAGGTCTCGCTGAAGAGATTTCAGACGTGGCGAAGAGAAAGCCTGTTGTTCGACCCGCGCCAAAACGCCGGAGAGCAAGCCGAGGTCGTGAAACACATGCTCGGAGCTGAGCAGAACCTTGTCAATCCAGTTCCGCAGGGAGTACCTCAGAATGCTTTCGACGACGATGACGATGAAAAATGGGGTGGCGATTCCGAAGTAGCCCCACACGACAACGCCACCGATTGCCAGGAGCGCGAGCACCCAACTGAAGCCGCGAAGCCAGCGGGGCTTTGTCTCGGATGGACCTTCCGCCCATTGGAGCAAGGCTTGCGGATGTACGCCCACGCTTGAATCCGCGCCCAATATGGCCAAATCCTCGCGGAGATCAAGCTGATCCCGCAGCTCACGAACGGCCACGTGCCGTTCGGCGATCTCATCCACTGTCGATGGGGCGAGCAGCCACTTCGCAAGGGTCTCTTCACCCATGCGGGTACGGGCAGTCGAGAGAAGTTCGAAGAGATTGCCGCGCCCGAATAGATCGAGGTCGGCAGCGTATTCGTGGTGAGGATCGTTGAACCTTTCGCCCGTCTGTCCTGTTCCCGCCCAGCGGTCTTCAATACGAGCCAAGCCAGCCTTATAAAACACCGCCTCACGCCGGGCCGTGTCACGGGATGTCAGAATGCGCGAATGATAAATCGCAATGGCCACAAAGCTGAGTAATGGAAGCAGCACCCACGACGGCGAGAAGGCATGCTGTTTCAGGGACTCCCAGGCCAGGACGACGATTATCAAGCCCAGCAGCAAACGAAGATTCCCAAGACGAATGTGGATTGCCTCGCAATGAGCGGCTGCTGTTTCGCGGTGTTTGAGGCGGTCTCGATATTCCTGCGCTGGCTCCACAGGTTGAG
Protein-coding regions in this window:
- a CDS encoding agmatine deiminase family protein — protein: EGGSIDVNGRGTLITTEECLLSTVQQRNPGLSRADIELIFERYLGVTNVIWLERGIVGDDTHGHVDDITRFVGPNTIVTCFEDDRSDPNHEILRENYKRLTRAKDQDGKPLRIVKIPMPSPVVYRDQRLPASYANFYIANGRVLVPVFNDPNDRIALNTLAELMPKRRIAPIYCGDLVWGLGTIHCMTQQQPKGE
- a CDS encoding mismatch repair protein, coding for MLLGLIIVVLAWESLKQHAFSPSWVLLPLLSFVAIAIYHSRILTSRDTARREAVFYKAGLARIEDRWAGTGQTGERFNDPHHEYAADLDLFGRGNLFELLSTARTRMGEETLAKWLLAPSTVDEIAERHVAVRELRDQLDLREDLAILGADSSVGVHPQALLQWAEGPSETKPRWLRGFSWVLALLAIGGVVVWGYFGIATPFFIVIVVESILRYSLRNWIDKVLLSSEHVFHDLGLLSGVLARVEQQAFSSPRLKSLQRDLSSHTLASSEAIARLKTIVDFSDSRRNMIVGLLDIPLMYSVHVAFAADRWRSDHGHAVRRWLEAIGEIEALISLGTYSYEHPADPFPEFTEGAARFESEEIGHPLVPAGRCVRNSVRLCGDTRVLLVSGSNMSGKSTLLRTVGINTVLAMAGAPVRAQRLRLTSLHVGASIRINDSLQEGSSRFYAEITRLRKLFDLADRDLPLLFLLDELLQGTNSNDRRIGAEGVLHAFLDRGAIGMVSTHDLALAEIGGPLDGHVHNVHFQEEFEDERIHFDYKLREGIVTKSNGLALMRSIGLDV